A genomic stretch from Oscarella lobularis chromosome 11, ooOscLobu1.1, whole genome shotgun sequence includes:
- the LOC136193289 gene encoding post-GPI attachment to proteins factor 3-like has protein sequence MHQVTNDDIRYGRPVRQFYGKWPFVRIFGVQEVASTIFSVANCLAHVSALRRYRSRVPRRYRLYWVWQANSLVSIHAWVWSTVFHARDVPFTERMDYFAATSLIVMQVFCQQMRIVGGSRPARNAVSWLLGAIDASVYASYVYYMAFIRFDYGFNINFNVTLGVLMMCTWFGWCFVCKDKQPYVWKCVLFLLLLFSAMGLELGDFPPVFGLFDAHSLWHLATIPLPLLWYSFVVDDARYELKEQSVVLGRL, from the coding sequence ATGCACCAGGTGACAAACGACGACATTCGCTACGGCCGTCCAGTTCGCCAATTCTACGGAAAATGGCCATTCGTTCGCATTTTCGGCGTTCAGGAGGTCGCATCGACTATCTTTTCCGTCGCCAATTGTCTAGCTCACGTCAGCGCTCTACGACGCTATCGTTCGCGCGTGCCGCGACGCTACCGTCTCTACTGGGTATGGCAGGCGAATTCGCTAGTTTCGATTCACGCGTGGGTGTGGTCGACAGTATTTCACGCTCGCGACGTTCCCTTTACGGAGCGAATGGACTATTTTGCGGCGACCTCGTTGATCGTTATGCAGGTATTTTGTCAGCAGATGCGCATCGTTGGCGGATCGAGACCCGCTCGCAATGCGGTGTCGTGGCTGTTGGGTGCAATCGATGCGAGCGTCTACGCGTCCTACGTTTATTATATGGCGTTTATTAGGTTCGATTACGGATTCAATATTAACTTCAACGTGACTCTGGGAGTCTTGATGATGTGCACGTGGTTCGGGTGGTGTTTCGTGTGCAAGGACAAGCAGCCGTACGTGTGGAAGTGCGTGCTGTTTCTCCTATTGCTATTTTCGGCAATGGGTTTGGAATTGGGAGATTTTCCGCCCGTGTTTGGTTTATTTGATGCTCACTCTCTTTGGCATTTAGCCACGATACCACTTCCACTGCTTTGGTACAGTTTTGTTGTGGATGACGCTCGTTATGAACTGAAAGAACAAAGCGTCGTTTTGGGTCGTTTGTAG
- the LOC136193283 gene encoding sphingomyelin phosphodiesterase-like, with protein MRIVCLLVFVLPTLNVALPATKSLRENLHRLSTVVSQIAARTSGAIECDVCKAAVLLIKPLVGLPNVEDEVAKIISDACTDLKIEDKTVCDGIANEFRPEVFGVLLDRYVTADEVCGAIFGDSCADPYNPYDNWTIPIPPNKPPRRPPAPPKAGSPIMKIIQLSDTHHDFAYEEGRDTDCGEPLCCRTSDKWVGKLGAGKWGDYKCDPPVQTLENMYEYISKNIDFDAIYWTGDVPPHNVWDQPRAEQLDVIDNVTRLMFKYFPDKIVYPALGNHDSAPVNSFPPPFVTGNDSEAWLYDTLSENWSKDWLPASTVDTIRYGGFYSTNVSKYFRIISLNMNYCNNENFWLYINTTDPAGQLEWLTKQLLEAEAAHQKVHIIGHIPPQSGDCLLPWSQAYYSIVNRFEGTISGQFFGHTHVTSVSVFYDEKEASVPTNVAYIGPSVTTYSDLNPAFRVYTVDGSYPNSSFAVLDYADYIMNLTEANLNGVPNWQKEYSARSAYDMKWLFPSDWNDFINRCKANSTLVGIYDKYYHHSHVMEPCDASCAQSHICSMEHARSHQPCKMPSGEMPSGVQSKAKKLC; from the coding sequence ATGCGAATCGTATGCCTGCTTGTCTTCGTTCTTCCGACGCTGAACGTTGCCTTACCGGCGACGAAAAGCCTTCGCGAGAATTTGCATAGGCTGTCGACCGTCGTCTCTCAAATAGCAGCGCGAACCTCCGGCGCCATCGAATGTGACGTCTGCAAGGCGGCCGTTCTCCTCATAAAACCCCTCGTCGGCCTTCcaaacgtcgaagacgaagtcgcCAAGATCATTTCGGACGCGTGCACCGATCTGAAGATCGAAGACAAGACGGTGTGCGACGGAATCGCGAACGAATTTCGTCCGGAAGTATTTGGCGTGCTTCTCGATCGTTACGTCACAGCCGACGAAGTGTGCGGCGCCATATTCGGCGATAGCTGCGCCGATCCATACAATCCGTACGACAATTGGACGATTCCTATTCCTCCGAACAAACCCCCGCGACGACCTCCGGCTCCGCCCAAGGCCGGATCGCCAATAATGAAAATTATTCAATTGTCGGATACCCATCACGATTTTGCATACGAAGAGGGTAGGGATACTGACTGCGGCGAGCCGCTTTGCTGTCGAACGTCCGATAAATGGGTCGGTAAATTGGGTGCTGGAAAGTGGGGCGACTACAAGTGCGATCCGCCTGTTCAAACGCTTGAAAACATGTATGAATATATTAGCAAGAATATCGACTTTGATGCGATCTATTGGACGGGCGACGTTCCTCCGCACAATGTGTGGGATCAGCCGAGAGCGGAGcaactcgacgtcatcgacaaCGTCACTCGTCTCATGTTCAAATATTTTCCCGATAAGATCGTTTATCCGGCGTTGGGCAATCACGATAGTGCGCCTGTCAATAGCTTTCCGCCACCTTTTGTTACGGGTAACGATTCTGAGGCATGGCTCTATGACACTTTATCAGAAAATTGGTCTAAAGATTGGCTACCGGCTTCGACTGTGGATACAATTCGCTACGGAGGTTTCTATAGCACGAACGTTAGCAAATACTTCCGCATCATATCTCTCAACATGAACTACTGCAATAACGAAAACTTTTGGCTGTACATCAATACCACGGATCCGGCTGGTCAGCTGGAGTGGCTCACCAAGCAGCTACTCGAGGCGGAAGCAGCCCATCAGAAAGTCCACATCATTGGTCATATTCCTCCACAAAGTGGTGACTGTCTGTTGCCGTGGAGCCAGGCCTACTATTCTATAGTGAATCGATTTGAAGGAACAATAAGCGGACAGTTCTTTGGTCACACTCACGTCACTTCAGTTAGCGTTTTCTatgacgagaaagaagcgtCGGTGCCAACGAACGTGGCCTACATTGGACCGAGTGTGACGACCTATTCCGATCTGAATCCAGCGTTTCGCGTTTACACTGTAGATGGCTCGTATCCCAATAGCAGCTTTGCGGTGCTTGACTACGCTGACTATATCATGAATTTGACTGAGGCGAATTTGAATGGGGTGCCCAATTGGCAAAAGGAATATTCTGCTCGTTCTGCGTACGACATGAAATGGCTGTTTCCGTCTGATTGGAATGACTTTATAAATCGCTGTAAAGCGAATTCGACGCTTGTTGGGATTTATGACAAGTACTATCATCATTCACATGTGATGGAGCCTTGTGATGCTTCCTGTGCTCAAAGTCATATTTGCTCTATGGAACACGCTCGTTCTCATCAGCCCTGCAAGATGCCATCTGGAGAGATGCCATCTGGAGTACAGAGCAAGGCTAAAAAGCTGTGCTAG
- the LOC136193282 gene encoding ephrin type-A receptor 5-like encodes MSRKGMLTKFKGGMKGRTGKRTSTSYFFKLDKMYFSYSETKHATEPKQFHILSDIVDVSYDKSRECTFEVRFRKGDSWLLAADSLEDAFGWMEALKPGSTRAIRQDSAQHGSNRGRSASSPALAVAPPVFPYPQPLPPSLTRGNTYSGGPIAGHHPMTSVASSLPPQSFAPRNPPLAEAPPSYESTILDSLDSSEYIDIREVESSPQRKKKQLQQLQHLQHQHPQPQPHIYDTSDMQKHQHQPPQSPHSDMQEHLYDMSDMQEHMSDMTIDLDADTSYVPMSMPNPVLSDSRLSPQKANSLPRAKPPSLGECGRKNQSLPEKEEAIYSELDDPRNKTVTYCMEKLPKLEMDKLKLMSKLAEGNFGVVYQGIYKIGNLSIAAKLLKDKCDEKDLNDMIKEAYILNQLNHPHVVRFYGLGWQEGNPVLVLEFLDNGALDEFVRKCGREKSLKQLVHYVLDVLSAMVYLSRRAFVHRDLAARNVLVSRSEQCKLSDFGLSRELEEPDGMYLSQGGRVALKWAAPESLNHRRFTTASDVWSCGVLMWEVLSFGKEPYEALNMMATLSFTSQGGRLSKPEICPPAIYALMRRCWQDDEAMRPNFDEIYRELSSLERNL; translated from the exons ATGAGTCGAAAGGGAATGCTGACAAAATTCAAGGGAGGAATGAAAGGCCGCACGGGAAAGCGCACATCGACATCCTACTTTTTCAAGCTCGACAAAATGTACTTTTCGTACAGCGAAACCAAACAC GCCACCGAACCAAAGCAGTTTCACATCCTTTCGGACATCGTCGATGTTAGCTACGACAAGAGCAGAGAATGCACGTTCGAAGTGCGCTTTCGAAAAGGGGACTCTTGGCTCCTCGCCGCCGACTCGCTG GAAGACGCGTTCGGTTGGATGGAAGCTCTAAAGCCTGGATCGACTCGCGCTATAAGACAGGAC AGTGCTCAGCATGGATCAAATAGAGGTCGCAGCGCTTCGAGTCCAG CATTAGCTGTGGCACCGCCAGTTTTTCCCTATCCGCAGCCTCTCCCTCCGAGTCTTACCCGCGGGAATACGTACTCAGGTGGTCCCATAGCAGGTCATCATCCTATGACTAGTGTGGCCAGCTCTTTGCCACCTCAGTCGTTTGCTCCGCGCAATCCACCACTGGCAGAGGCTCCACCATCGTAtgagtcgacgattttgGACTCTCTTGATTCTTCAGAATATATTGATATACGCGAAGTGGAATCATCGCCGCaacggaagaagaagcagctgcagcagctgcagcacctgcagcaccagcacccCCAACCACAACCGCACATCTATGATACCAGTGACATGCAGAAGCACCAGCACCAACCGCCGCAATCGCCGCACAGTGACATGCAGGAGCACCTTTATGATATGAGCGACATGCAGGAGCACATGTCTGATATGACTATTGATCTTGACGCTGATACGTCCTATGTTCCAATGAGTATGCCAAATCCTGTGCTGTCAGACTCGCGCCTTTCTCCACAAAAAGCCAACTCTTTGCCGAGAGCAAAGCCACCAAGTCTTGGCGAATGTGGACGAAAAAATCAGAGTCTGCCAGAAAAAGAAG AGGCAATTTACTCTGAACTCGACGATCCAAGAAATAAAACAGTCACATATTGCATGGAAAAGCTGCCTAAATTGGAAATGGATAAGTTGAAACTGATGAGCAAATTAGCGGAAG GAAACTTTGGAGTAGTCTATCAAGGAATTTACAAAATAGGCAACCTATCAATTGCCGCAAAGCTGCTGAAAGAT AAGTGTGACGAAAAGGATCTGAACGATATGATTAAAGAAGCGTACATCCTAAACCAGCTTAATCATCCACACGTAGTTCGATTCTACGGTCTTGGATGGCAAG AGGGCAATCCTGTTCTTGTTCTGGAATTTCTCGATAATGGCGCCCTTGACGAATTTGTTCGG AAATGTGGCCGTGAGAAATCATTGAAGCAATTAGTTCATTATGTTCTGGATGTGCTCTCCGCAATGGTGTATCTGTCAAGGCGTGCATTCGTGCATAGA GATCTAGCTGCGAGAAACGTTCTGGTGTCTCGTTCAGAGCAGTGCAAATTATCCGACTTTGGCCTTTCAAGGGAGTTGGAAGAACCAGATGGGATGTACTTGTCTCAGGGTGGTCGCGTCGCATTGAAATGGGCAGCGCCCGAGTCGCTGAATCATCGACGCTTTACAACGGCTTCAGACGTTTGGAGCTGTGGAGTGCTCATGTGGGAAGTTCTGTCGTTTGGAAAGGAGCCCTATGAAGCTTTGAACATGATGGCAACGTTGTCATTTACTTCTCAGGGAGGACGACTGAGCAAACCAGAG ATATGTCCTCCAGCTATCTATGCGCTGATGAGGCGCTGTTGGCAGGATGACGAAGCAATGAGGCCTAATTTTGATGAAATTTATAGAGAACTGTCTTCGCTCGAAAGAAATTTGTAA
- the LOC136193287 gene encoding annexin A7-like yields MVSGTITPSPSFNAETAAEKLRKAMKGMGTDEKTIIDVLTNCSNAQRQEIKLQFKTMFGKDLISDLKSELRGNLEDITLALMERTDVFDAKELKDAMKGAGTDESVLIEILCSRTPEEIAQIKKTYKEKCKSNLEKDVMSETSGHFRRLLVSLLQANRDTGTAVDADLARKEASDLYEAGVAHWGTDESVFNKVMASRNYAQLRATFQAYKELAGHDMIKAIEKEMSGDVESGFKAIVKVVMDTPGYFAERLQKSMKGAGTKDSQLIRVLVSRSEIDLADVKEAFARDYKKPLAQWIKGDTSGDYKKMCLAIIKESA; encoded by the exons ATGGTTTCT GGTACAatcacgccgtcgccgtcgttcaaCGCCGAAACTGCGGCTGAGAAGCTGCGAAAAGCGATGAAAGGAATGG GAACCGACGAAAAGACGATCATCGACGTTTTGACGAACTGTTCGAACGCCCAACGTCAGGAGATCAAACTTCAATTCAAAACGATGTTCGGAAAG GACTTGATATCCGATCTGAAATCGGAATTGAGAGGCAACTTGGAAGACATAACACTCGCCTTGATGGAACGTACCGATGTTTTCGACGCAAAAGAGCTGAAAGACGCGATGAAG GGAGCCGGAACAGACGAGTCCGTTTTGATTGAAATCTTGTGTAGCAGAACACCGGAA GAAATCGCTCAGATCAAGAAAACATACAAAGAAA AGTGCAAAAGCAATTTGGAGAAAGACGTCATGTCTGAAACGAGTGGCCACTTCAGGCGACTCCTCGTCTCTCTCCTTCAG GCAAATCGCGATACGGGCACCGCAGTGGATGCCGATTTGGCACGAAAAGAGGCCTCTGATTTGTACGAG GCGGGAGTTGCTCACTGGGGCACAGATGAAAGCGTCTTCAACAAGGTGATGGCATCTAGGAACTATGCCCAACTCAGAGCTACCTTTCAGGCATACAAAGAG TTGGCTGGTCATGACATGATCAAGGCTATTGAAAAGGAGATGTCAGGTGATGTGGAGAGTGGCTTCAAGGCTATTG TGAAAGTCGTCATGGATACTCCAGGCTATTTTGCTGAACGTCTCCAAAAATCTATGAAGGGTGCTGGGACTAAGGACAGTCAGCTGATTCGCGTTCTTGTCTCACGTAGCGAA attGATTTGGCTGACGTAAAGGAGGCGTTTGCAAGGGACTACAAAAAACCGTTGGCTCAGTGGATAAAGGGTGACACTAGCGGAGACTACAAGAAAATGTGTCTGGCCATTATCAAGGAAAGCGCTTAG
- the LOC136193286 gene encoding hydroxylysine kinase-like produces the protein MDLNFKFDAKFENASVESQFVLKILNWTDSKHLGNIEGQNDLMTFLHDQGLPVSAPLKSRMGQRTVLRGFDHPDYRERDSPPKYAVRIFPFLPGRLLKVLAPQPDVYFQVGKFAGMLTKCLEKFPSNRALQERVDRWDLAHLSKSRQFLDPLKTTDPEKWRKLSRILDEFESDIYPLLVTLPKAYIHGDLSDSNLIMDDRDVAGLLDFGDAVYSYRVCEIGIAIAKILLREDGDKISLSASWLAGFRTRYPVSENELSLIFPLALGRLAQIYILTRAQVEKLTSENDYLQQLIQPAWDAICQLETITKKTVMKKWNIRL, from the coding sequence ATGGATCTTAATTTCAAATTCGACGCCAAATTCGAAAATGCCTCGGTCGAGTCCCAAttcgttttgaaaattttaaattggACAGACTCGAAGCATTTGGGCAACATCGAGGGTCAAAACGACCTAATGACCTTTCTCCACGATCAAGGCTTACCTGTATCTGCTCCATTGAAAAGTAGAATGGGCCAACGAACAGTCCTACGCGGATTCGATCATCCTGACTACAGAGAGCGCGATTCACCACCTAAGTACGCCGTCAGAATTTTCCCTTTCTTGCCTGGCAGACTTTTGAAAGTTTTGGCACCCCAACCTGACGTTTATTTTCAGGTTGGAAAATTCGCCGGAATGTTGACGAAATGTTTGGAGAAGTTTCCGTCAAATCGTGCACTGCAAGAAAGAGTCGATCGATGGGATTTGGCTCACTTGTCTAAAAGCAGGCAGTTCTTGGACCCGTTGAAAACGACAGACCCAGAAAAATGGAGAAAGCTTAGTAGAATTCTAGACGAATTCGAATCTGATATTTATCCACTTCTCGTAACATTACCGAAGGCGTACATTCACGGCGATTTGAGCGATTCCAATTTGATTATGGACGATAGGGATGTTGCAGGACTGCTTGATTTTGGAGATGCAGTCTATAGTTATAGAGTTTGTGAAATAGGAATAGCAATTGCCAAGATATTGCTCAGAGAAGACGGTGATAAAATCAGCCTTTCTGCTAGCTGGCTAGCTGGCTTTCGAACTCGTTATCCTGTAAGTGAAAACGAGTTGAGCCTCATTTTTCCTTTAGCACTGGGCCGTCTGGCGCAAATATACATTCTTACTCGTGCTCAAGTGGAAAAGCTTACATCAGAGAATGACTATCTGCAACAATTGATTCAGCCTGCTTGGGATGCAATATGTCAATTAGAGACAATCACTAAAAAGACAGTGATGAAGAAGTGGAATATAAGACTGTGA